Proteins from one Catenuloplanes atrovinosus genomic window:
- the mptB gene encoding polyprenol phosphomannose-dependent alpha 1,6 mannosyltransferase MptB yields MTIAPPAVKKPLLAPLTTARWSGFAGAVLLGVAAYLGGALPVPQPAWVSPVTIWHTENGPASVVLYFAGVILLILGWWQARTGALTVRWVAVTAALWSLPLIVAPPLASRDVYPYSCQGEVFAAGIDPYRNGVAALPCEWLDLVTPMWRETPAPYGAVFMAVAGLVAHVTGTLWASIAGFRVAAVAGLLLAAVSLPALARRAGADPARTLWLGLTTPLVAIHLLSGAHNDALMIGLFLAGLAVTPRPSDDRTPTWWWRLAAAGALIGLSVGVKGTALVVLPFAALLALGAPFRWRALWPVAAVLTGGAVAALAGTTLAAGLDFGWLAALSSTGDSVVWQSPPTSFGLTIEWLAQLVGVRLRAFGAFRVIALVLLIPVLVAIWWHARHEQTDARVLHHAGLALAATLALSPVVNIWYMTWPIALLAIAAASGRGLLGLTVVTVAGPFLIMPDGTGLAYFTRIPGAPLMVAFSVWFILRLARRLREERRIAAA; encoded by the coding sequence GTGACCATCGCACCGCCTGCTGTGAAGAAGCCGCTGCTCGCACCGCTGACCACGGCCCGCTGGTCCGGATTCGCCGGCGCGGTGCTGCTGGGCGTCGCGGCCTACCTGGGCGGCGCGCTGCCGGTGCCGCAGCCCGCCTGGGTCTCCCCGGTCACGATCTGGCACACGGAGAACGGGCCGGCCTCCGTCGTGCTGTACTTCGCCGGCGTGATCCTGCTGATCCTGGGCTGGTGGCAGGCCCGGACCGGCGCGCTGACCGTGCGCTGGGTCGCGGTGACGGCCGCGCTGTGGTCGCTGCCGCTGATCGTCGCGCCGCCGCTGGCCAGCCGCGACGTCTACCCGTACTCCTGCCAGGGCGAGGTGTTCGCGGCCGGGATCGATCCGTACCGCAACGGCGTCGCCGCGCTGCCCTGCGAATGGCTGGACCTGGTCACTCCGATGTGGCGGGAGACCCCGGCACCGTACGGCGCGGTCTTCATGGCGGTCGCCGGGCTGGTCGCGCACGTCACCGGCACGCTCTGGGCCTCGATCGCCGGCTTCCGGGTCGCCGCCGTGGCCGGCCTGCTCCTCGCCGCGGTGAGCCTGCCCGCGCTGGCCCGCCGCGCCGGCGCCGACCCGGCCCGCACGCTCTGGCTGGGCCTGACCACGCCGCTGGTCGCGATCCACCTGCTGTCCGGCGCGCACAACGACGCCCTGATGATCGGCCTGTTCCTGGCCGGGCTCGCGGTCACGCCGCGGCCGTCCGACGACCGTACGCCCACCTGGTGGTGGCGGCTCGCCGCGGCCGGCGCGCTCATCGGACTCTCCGTCGGCGTCAAGGGCACCGCGCTGGTCGTGCTGCCGTTCGCGGCGCTGCTGGCGCTCGGCGCGCCGTTCCGCTGGCGCGCGCTCTGGCCGGTCGCCGCGGTGCTCACCGGCGGGGCGGTGGCCGCGCTGGCCGGCACCACGCTCGCCGCCGGGCTCGACTTCGGCTGGCTGGCCGCGCTCTCCAGCACCGGCGACTCCGTGGTGTGGCAGTCGCCGCCGACCTCGTTCGGCCTGACGATCGAGTGGCTGGCGCAACTGGTCGGCGTGCGGCTGCGCGCGTTCGGCGCGTTCCGGGTCATCGCGCTGGTGCTGCTGATACCGGTGCTGGTGGCGATCTGGTGGCACGCCCGGCACGAGCAGACCGACGCCCGGGTGCTGCACCACGCCGGCCTGGCCCTGGCCGCCACGCTCGCGCTCTCCCCGGTCGTGAACATCTGGTACATGACCTGGCCGATCGCGCTGCTGGCGATCGCCGCCGCGTCCGGTCGCGGCCTGCTCGGCCTGACCGTCGTCACGGTCGCCGGCCCGTTCCTGATCATGCCGGACGGCACCGGCCTCGCCTACTTCACCCGCATCCCCGGCGCGCCGCTGATGGTCGCGTTCTCCGTCTGGTTCATCCTCCGGCTGGCACGCCGCCTGCGCGAAGAGCGGCGAATCGCCGCCGCCTAG
- the glnA gene encoding type I glutamate--ammonia ligase encodes MDRQQEFVLRTLEERDIRFVRLWFTDVLGTLKSVSVAPAELESAFEEGIGFDGSAIEGFARVFESDMVAMPDPTTFQVFPFEGGVSGESARMFCDILLPDGSPSWADPRHVLRRMLSKAAEKGFTFYTHPEIEFFLLENGPLDGSVPTPVDYGGYFEHTTHAVARDFRRQAVLALERIGISVEFSHHEVAPGQQEIDLRYADALTTADNIMTFRHVVKEVALSHGVRATFMPKPFTDQPGSGMHTHLSLFEGERNVFHDASDPMKLSKVAKAFIAGLLVHAREYTAVTNQWVNSYKRLFPQQLPNQITESPAYVCWGHLNRSALVRVPAYGKPNSARVEIRSLDSAVNPYLGFAVMLGAGLKGIEEGYELPPGAEDDVWALSNAERKAMGYEALPENLSEAVEAMAGSELIAEVLGEHVFDFFLRNKRSEWEQYRREVTPYERQRYLGAL; translated from the coding sequence GTGGACCGACAGCAGGAGTTCGTGCTCCGCACGCTGGAAGAGCGCGACATCCGATTCGTCCGGCTTTGGTTCACGGATGTGCTGGGCACGCTGAAGAGCGTCTCGGTCGCGCCGGCCGAGCTGGAGTCCGCCTTCGAGGAGGGCATCGGCTTCGACGGCTCGGCGATCGAGGGCTTCGCCCGGGTCTTCGAGTCCGACATGGTCGCCATGCCGGACCCGACCACGTTCCAGGTGTTCCCGTTCGAGGGCGGCGTCAGCGGCGAGAGCGCGCGGATGTTCTGCGACATCCTGCTCCCCGACGGCAGCCCGTCCTGGGCCGACCCGCGCCACGTGCTGCGCCGCATGCTCTCCAAGGCCGCGGAGAAGGGCTTCACCTTCTACACGCACCCGGAGATCGAGTTCTTCCTGCTGGAGAACGGCCCGCTGGACGGCTCGGTCCCGACGCCGGTCGACTACGGCGGCTACTTCGAGCACACCACGCACGCGGTCGCGCGCGACTTCCGCCGCCAGGCCGTGCTCGCGCTGGAGCGGATCGGCATCTCCGTCGAGTTCAGCCACCACGAGGTCGCGCCCGGCCAGCAGGAGATCGACCTGCGGTACGCGGACGCGCTCACCACGGCCGACAACATCATGACGTTCCGGCACGTGGTCAAGGAGGTGGCGCTGTCGCACGGCGTGCGCGCCACGTTCATGCCGAAGCCGTTCACCGACCAGCCGGGCAGCGGCATGCACACGCACCTGTCGCTGTTCGAGGGCGAGCGCAACGTCTTCCACGACGCCAGCGACCCGATGAAGCTGTCCAAGGTGGCCAAGGCGTTCATCGCCGGCCTGCTGGTGCACGCCCGGGAGTACACGGCCGTCACCAACCAGTGGGTGAACTCGTACAAGCGGCTCTTCCCGCAGCAGCTGCCGAACCAGATCACCGAGTCGCCGGCGTACGTGTGCTGGGGCCACCTGAACCGCTCTGCGCTGGTGCGCGTCCCGGCGTACGGCAAGCCCAACTCCGCCCGCGTGGAGATCCGCTCGCTGGACTCGGCCGTCAACCCGTACCTGGGCTTCGCGGTCATGCTCGGCGCCGGGCTCAAGGGCATCGAGGAGGGGTACGAGCTGCCCCCGGGCGCGGAGGACGACGTGTGGGCGCTCTCCAACGCCGAGCGCAAGGCGATGGGCTACGAGGCGCTCCCGGAGAACCTCTCCGAGGCGGTCGAGGCGATGGCCGGCTCCGAGCTGATCGCGGAGGTCCTCGGCGAGCACGTCTTCGACTTCTTCCTGCGCAACAAGCGCAGCGAGTGGGAGCAGTACCGGCGCGAGGTCACGCCGTACGAGCGCCAGCGCTACCTCGGCGCGCTGTAG
- a CDS encoding diguanylate cyclase domain-containing protein, with the protein MPARFPGGRGAARTAIVGLALSLLALAALAMASNLVMQRATSGVGRLNQISDEWGQVFQSLNAEQDAMRDYLRAGSDVGREPLASAIGGGEPHLLWLAGHADADDRRAVTVVLPAYRSYGRTLRQLIELSDGGADAQVRLQAGQADLAEQALRKQITAQMDRTRLETTAFLESAERQNDRLRTASLIMIVLVLLPLGLSAAVLVGYQRRIEGQAEASRHQALHDPLTGLANRLLLHEQTDRAVREAARHHDRIALLLIDLNRFKEVNDTLGHAVGDLLLQRVAERLRSAVRDSDTPARLGGDEFAVLLPRLSAPGDALLVARRIADAFGEPIVLGDGQVLRTHGSIGISIFPTDAADASQLLQHADIAMYAAKRAGLGPTIYTDALDEEPVAL; encoded by the coding sequence ATGCCGGCGCGGTTTCCCGGCGGGCGCGGCGCCGCCCGGACGGCCATCGTGGGCCTGGCGCTGAGCCTGCTCGCGCTGGCCGCGCTCGCCATGGCCTCGAACCTGGTGATGCAGCGGGCCACGTCCGGCGTCGGGCGCCTCAACCAGATCAGCGACGAGTGGGGACAGGTCTTCCAGAGCCTCAACGCCGAGCAGGACGCGATGCGCGACTACCTGCGGGCCGGCAGCGACGTCGGGCGCGAACCGCTCGCCTCGGCCATCGGTGGCGGCGAGCCGCACCTGCTCTGGCTGGCCGGGCACGCGGACGCGGACGACCGCCGGGCGGTGACCGTGGTGCTGCCCGCCTACCGGTCGTACGGCCGGACGCTGCGCCAGCTGATCGAGCTGAGCGACGGTGGCGCGGACGCGCAGGTGCGGCTGCAGGCCGGGCAGGCGGACCTGGCCGAGCAGGCGCTGCGCAAGCAGATCACCGCGCAGATGGATCGCACCCGGCTGGAGACCACCGCGTTCCTGGAGTCGGCGGAGCGGCAGAACGACCGGTTGCGTACCGCCTCGTTGATCATGATCGTGCTGGTGTTGCTGCCGCTCGGCCTGTCCGCCGCCGTGCTGGTCGGCTACCAGCGCCGGATCGAGGGGCAGGCCGAGGCGAGCCGCCACCAGGCGTTGCACGATCCGCTCACCGGCCTGGCGAACCGGCTGCTGCTGCACGAGCAGACCGACCGGGCGGTACGCGAAGCCGCGCGCCACCACGACCGGATCGCGCTGCTGCTGATCGACCTCAACCGGTTCAAGGAGGTCAACGACACGCTCGGCCACGCGGTCGGCGACCTGCTGCTGCAACGCGTCGCGGAACGGCTCAGGTCCGCGGTCCGCGACTCGGACACGCCCGCGCGGCTCGGCGGCGACGAGTTCGCGGTGCTGTTGCCGCGGCTGTCCGCGCCCGGCGACGCGCTGCTGGTGGCGCGCCGGATCGCGGACGCGTTCGGCGAGCCGATCGTGCTCGGCGACGGGCAGGTGCTGCGCACTCACGGCAGCATCGGCATCTCGATCTTCCCGACCGACGCGGCGGACGCCAGCCAGTTGCTGCAACACGCGGACATCGCGATGTACGCGGCGAAGCGCGCCGGCCTCGGCCCGACGATCTACACGGACGCGCTCGACGAGGAGCCCGTGGCGCTGTAA
- a CDS encoding RNA polymerase sigma factor: protein MQQPEDLDVALRAAQSGDEEAFRLLYRLQQPALLRYLRVLVGDDAEDVASEAWLQIARDLGGFAGDWDGFRGWTATIARHRAMDSLRAQRRRPVSALPVEALPEPRLTTGEDAADRAMELLGTEAAVAMIASLPRDQAEAVMLRVVIGLDAKATGRILGKRAGAVRTAAYRGLRTLAERLTPPPRPAPRVTHSATPALREVR from the coding sequence ATGCAGCAACCGGAGGACCTCGACGTCGCGCTGCGCGCCGCGCAGTCCGGCGACGAGGAGGCGTTCCGGCTGCTCTACCGCCTCCAGCAACCGGCACTGCTGCGCTACCTGCGCGTGCTGGTCGGCGACGACGCCGAGGACGTGGCCTCCGAGGCGTGGCTGCAGATCGCGCGCGACCTCGGCGGCTTCGCCGGCGACTGGGACGGCTTCCGCGGCTGGACCGCCACCATCGCCCGGCACCGCGCCATGGACAGCCTGCGCGCGCAGCGCCGCCGCCCGGTCTCCGCGCTGCCGGTCGAGGCGCTGCCCGAGCCGCGGCTGACCACCGGCGAGGACGCGGCGGACCGGGCGATGGAGCTGCTCGGCACGGAGGCGGCGGTCGCGATGATCGCCTCGCTCCCCCGCGACCAGGCCGAGGCGGTCATGCTGCGCGTGGTGATCGGGCTGGACGCGAAGGCCACCGGCCGAATCCTCGGCAAGCGCGCCGGCGCGGTGCGCACCGCGGCGTACCGGGGGCTCCGCACGCTGGCCGAACGCCTCACCCCGCCGCCGCGCCCGGCCCCGCGCGTGACACATTCGGCCACCCCGGCGCTGAGGGAGGTGAGATGA
- a CDS encoding type 1 glutamine amidotransferase codes for MSTALVVENDPADDVRRLGEWLTEAGLTLEIRRPHAGDELPETLDGYAALVVLGGAQSAYPDAAGTPGAPWFPRLESLLRKAVRHRTPTLAVCLGAQLLATAHNGTVVRSPSGPEIGPGLVGRRDAADTDPLFRYVPLLPDVLQWHLDEITELPAGAVLLAASTRYPHQAFRLGDRAWGVQFHIECDADMIARWAAKDDGLLADLGYAPQDVVDACAAALADVEEVWQPFAARFAALALGTLSGAGRSLPLLGQ; via the coding sequence GTGAGTACGGCGCTGGTGGTGGAGAACGATCCCGCGGACGACGTCCGGCGACTCGGCGAGTGGCTGACCGAGGCGGGCCTGACCCTGGAGATCCGGCGCCCGCACGCGGGCGACGAACTGCCCGAGACGCTGGACGGCTACGCCGCGCTGGTGGTGCTCGGCGGCGCGCAGAGCGCCTATCCGGACGCGGCCGGCACACCCGGGGCGCCCTGGTTCCCGCGGCTGGAGAGCCTGCTGCGCAAGGCGGTCCGGCACCGGACGCCGACGCTCGCGGTCTGCCTCGGCGCGCAGCTGCTCGCCACCGCGCACAACGGCACGGTGGTCCGCAGCCCGTCCGGGCCGGAGATCGGCCCGGGCCTGGTCGGCCGGCGGGACGCCGCGGACACCGATCCGCTGTTCCGGTACGTACCGCTGCTGCCCGACGTGCTGCAGTGGCACCTGGACGAGATCACCGAGCTGCCGGCCGGCGCGGTGCTGCTGGCCGCCTCCACCCGATATCCGCACCAGGCGTTCCGGCTCGGCGACCGCGCGTGGGGCGTGCAGTTCCACATCGAGTGCGACGCCGACATGATCGCCCGCTGGGCCGCCAAGGACGACGGGCTGCTGGCCGACCTCGGCTACGCGCCGCAGGACGTGGTGGACGCCTGCGCGGCCGCGCTCGCCGACGTGGAGGAGGTCTGGCAGCCGTTCGCGGCCCGGTTCGCCGCGCTCGCGCTCGGCACGCTCAGCGGCGCCGGCCGCTCCCTGCCGCTGCTGGGACAGTGA
- a CDS encoding bifunctional [glutamine synthetase] adenylyltransferase/[glutamine synthetase]-adenylyl-L-tyrosine phosphorylase: MTRPTSARLARYGFTLAGTGPKAADLLGDLGLWNADAQEPADEVAGELLTVLSRVADPNLALRQLHRVVEAERRAHPPAETPPPPPEGRLRRALHLHRHHEEPVDDGLLGTLRRDRGLARRLLSVLGASGPLGDDLVADPDRWRVLCTEKNGVAPDADGTLDVEGPPTVAALRRAYRVGLLRIAAADLTAGRSLEQTMAAITALADATLAAAYDLAVSEVPAEPSLAVIAMGKCGATELNYVSDVDVIFVCRGDEDLAAGTTVAARLIEICGQVAWQVDAALRPEGGRGPLVRTLASHLAYYHRWARTWEFQALLKARVAVGDRALGEEWLTQLGPLIWHAAERPEAVDDIRKMRRRIIDQVPPKQKDREIKRGPGGLRDIEFAVQLLQLVHGRVDESLRVGGTVPALRALVNGGYVGRQDGETLLRGYRFLRAVEHRLQLQQLSRTHTVPADAEAQRWLAQSLGYAPLPGRDVVEAFRADWVAHAAGVRRLHAKLLYRPLLESVARVPAEQLRMYPESARRRLQVLGYADPAGALRHIEALTGGLSRTAAIQRTLLPVLLEELADAPEPDRGLLSYRQLSDKLGSAPWYLRLLRDEGPVVRRLARLLGLSRYAADLLARDPEALRLLADDAELTPRDRDVLEPGFAAAAARHLAPADPHQAIGAVRALRRRELLRLACADILVNAGDLAPAKPAGMLEVARGLSAVTDATLAAAVRVAREVHRVDPDLRFTVIGMGRLGGDEMSYSSDADVLFVFDGGEAAAAHAVAEELRRLLGMPAHDPPLGIDADLRPEGRQGPLVRSLAAFRSYYGRWSKIWEAQALLRARYVCGDTALGTEFLALADTLRYPDGGLSREQITEIRRIKARVENERLPRGADPATHTKLGRGGLADVEWAVQLVQLRHAHAVPGLRSTRTLDALDAARDAGLVDAADAAALRAGWTLAAEVRNALTLVRGRPTDQLPRHGPELAGVVQLLGAADPQEFVDEYLRTTRRARAATERVLDS; the protein is encoded by the coding sequence ATGACCCGGCCCACCAGCGCGCGGCTGGCCCGCTACGGCTTCACGCTCGCCGGCACCGGCCCGAAGGCCGCGGACCTGCTCGGCGACCTCGGCCTGTGGAACGCGGACGCCCAGGAGCCGGCCGACGAGGTCGCCGGCGAGCTGCTCACCGTGCTGTCCCGGGTCGCCGATCCGAATTTGGCGCTGCGCCAGCTGCACCGCGTCGTGGAGGCCGAGCGCCGCGCGCACCCGCCCGCCGAGACGCCGCCCCCGCCGCCGGAGGGCCGCCTGCGCCGCGCGCTGCACCTGCACCGCCACCACGAGGAGCCGGTCGACGACGGTCTGCTCGGCACGCTGCGCCGGGACCGCGGGCTGGCCCGGCGCCTGCTCTCGGTGCTCGGCGCGTCCGGCCCGCTCGGCGACGACCTGGTCGCGGACCCGGACCGGTGGCGCGTGCTGTGCACGGAGAAGAACGGCGTGGCGCCGGACGCGGACGGCACGCTCGACGTGGAGGGGCCGCCGACGGTGGCGGCGCTGCGCCGGGCGTACCGCGTGGGACTGCTGAGGATCGCCGCGGCGGACCTGACCGCGGGCCGCAGCCTGGAGCAGACCATGGCCGCGATCACCGCGCTGGCCGACGCGACGCTGGCCGCCGCGTACGACCTGGCGGTGTCGGAGGTGCCCGCCGAGCCGAGCCTCGCGGTGATCGCGATGGGCAAGTGCGGCGCGACCGAGCTGAACTACGTGTCCGACGTGGACGTGATCTTCGTGTGCCGCGGCGACGAGGATCTCGCGGCCGGCACCACGGTCGCGGCCCGGCTGATCGAGATCTGCGGCCAGGTCGCCTGGCAGGTCGACGCCGCGCTGCGGCCGGAGGGCGGGCGCGGCCCGCTCGTCCGCACGCTCGCCAGCCACCTCGCCTACTACCACCGGTGGGCGCGCACCTGGGAGTTCCAGGCGCTGCTCAAGGCACGGGTCGCGGTCGGCGACCGGGCGCTGGGGGAGGAGTGGCTCACCCAGCTCGGTCCGCTGATCTGGCACGCGGCCGAGCGGCCGGAGGCGGTCGACGACATCCGCAAGATGCGCCGCCGGATCATCGACCAGGTCCCGCCGAAGCAGAAGGACCGGGAGATCAAGCGCGGCCCCGGCGGACTGCGCGACATCGAGTTCGCGGTGCAGCTGCTCCAGCTCGTGCACGGGCGGGTGGACGAGTCGCTGCGCGTCGGCGGCACGGTGCCGGCGCTGCGCGCGCTGGTCAACGGCGGATACGTGGGCCGGCAGGACGGCGAGACGCTGCTGCGCGGCTACCGGTTCCTGCGCGCGGTCGAGCACCGGCTGCAACTGCAACAGCTCAGCCGTACGCACACCGTGCCGGCCGACGCGGAGGCGCAGCGCTGGCTCGCCCAGTCGCTCGGCTACGCGCCGCTGCCCGGCCGGGACGTGGTCGAGGCGTTCCGCGCGGACTGGGTCGCGCACGCGGCCGGCGTTCGCCGCCTGCACGCCAAGCTGCTCTACCGGCCGCTGCTGGAGTCCGTGGCCCGGGTCCCCGCGGAGCAGCTCCGGATGTACCCGGAGTCGGCCCGCCGCCGCCTCCAGGTGCTCGGCTACGCGGACCCGGCCGGCGCGCTGCGGCACATCGAGGCGCTCACCGGCGGCCTGTCCCGCACCGCCGCGATCCAGCGCACGCTGCTGCCGGTGCTGCTGGAGGAACTGGCCGACGCGCCCGAGCCGGACCGCGGCCTGCTCAGCTACCGGCAACTGTCCGACAAGCTCGGCAGCGCGCCCTGGTACCTGCGCCTGCTCCGCGACGAGGGCCCGGTCGTGCGCCGGCTGGCCCGGCTGCTCGGCCTCTCCCGGTACGCGGCCGACCTGCTCGCCCGCGACCCGGAGGCGCTGCGCCTGCTGGCCGACGACGCGGAACTCACGCCGCGCGACCGGGACGTGCTCGAACCCGGCTTCGCCGCCGCGGCCGCGCGCCACCTCGCACCCGCGGACCCGCACCAGGCGATCGGCGCGGTCCGCGCGCTGCGCCGCCGCGAGCTGCTGCGCCTGGCCTGCGCGGACATCCTGGTCAACGCGGGCGACCTGGCCCCGGCCAAGCCCGCCGGCATGCTGGAGGTCGCGCGCGGGCTCTCCGCGGTCACCGACGCCACGCTCGCCGCCGCGGTGCGGGTGGCCCGCGAGGTGCACCGGGTCGACCCGGACCTGCGGTTCACCGTGATCGGCATGGGCCGGCTCGGCGGCGACGAGATGAGCTACTCCTCGGACGCGGACGTGCTGTTCGTCTTCGACGGCGGAGAGGCCGCCGCCGCCCACGCGGTCGCGGAGGAGCTGCGCCGGCTGCTCGGCATGCCCGCGCACGACCCGCCGCTCGGCATCGACGCGGACCTGCGCCCGGAGGGCCGGCAGGGGCCGTTGGTGCGCAGCCTCGCCGCGTTCCGGTCGTACTACGGCCGCTGGTCCAAGATCTGGGAGGCGCAGGCGCTGCTGCGCGCCCGGTACGTCTGCGGCGACACCGCGCTCGGCACCGAGTTCCTGGCGCTCGCGGACACGCTGCGCTACCCGGACGGCGGGCTCAGCCGCGAGCAGATCACCGAGATCCGCCGGATCAAGGCGCGGGTGGAGAACGAGCGGCTGCCGCGCGGCGCCGACCCGGCCACCCACACCAAGCTCGGCCGAGGCGGGCTCGCCGACGTCGAGTGGGCGGTGCAGCTGGTCCAGTTGCGGCACGCGCACGCGGTGCCGGGGCTGCGCTCCACCCGTACGCTCGACGCGCTCGACGCCGCCCGGGACGCCGGCCTGGTCGACGCGGCGGACGCGGCCGCGCTGCGGGCCGGCTGGACGCTCGCCGCCGAGGTGCGCAACGCGCTCACGCTGGTCCGCGGCCGGCCCACCGACCAGTTGCCCCGGCACGGCCCGGAGCTGGCCGGCGTGGTCCAGTTGCTCGGCGCCGCCGACCCGCAGGAGTTCGTGGACGAGTACCTGCGGACCACCCGGCGGGCGCGCGCGGCGACCGAACGCGTGCTCGACTCGTGA
- a CDS encoding sugar ABC transporter substrate-binding protein, translating into MRSTRRRVLAGLAALAVLGACRDPRRDGTPRIAYVVPDTASNFSVELTLGYQAGAARVGGVEASVSGPEVVDGTRQVRRFEEMADDRIDGISVTTLSPELFARPMAAAVKAGIQLIAVGVQAMPTSGVPLLVSNDNYELGRMLADAIIERLPARATGTVVLGTIAPGVPTMDYRTQGMRERFGERLPGVTVTGPYDTAQDGPANRAAWVRLATANPNALAFLGNGDPDAYNLASVRTELGARWLAGAFDLDAQSLAAVRDGTLTAVVSPEHYLKAAVAGWIQAEHATSGDPLPDGWIYVPGLPVTAENVESIIVRQASAEARAAQLGAGVERLRAEAGSRLRPITDAR; encoded by the coding sequence ATGAGATCCACTCGCCGCCGGGTGCTCGCCGGGTTGGCGGCGCTGGCCGTGCTCGGCGCGTGCCGCGATCCCCGGCGCGACGGGACGCCGCGGATCGCGTACGTGGTGCCGGACACCGCGTCGAACTTCTCCGTGGAGCTCACCCTCGGCTACCAGGCCGGTGCCGCACGGGTCGGCGGGGTGGAGGCGTCGGTATCCGGCCCGGAGGTGGTCGACGGCACGCGCCAGGTGCGGCGGTTCGAGGAGATGGCGGACGACCGGATCGACGGCATCTCGGTCACCACGCTCTCGCCGGAGCTGTTCGCCCGCCCGATGGCGGCCGCGGTGAAGGCCGGCATCCAGCTGATCGCGGTCGGCGTGCAGGCGATGCCCACGTCCGGCGTGCCGCTGCTGGTCAGCAACGACAACTACGAGCTGGGCCGGATGCTGGCGGACGCGATCATCGAGCGGCTGCCGGCACGCGCGACCGGGACCGTGGTGCTCGGCACGATCGCGCCCGGCGTGCCGACGATGGACTACCGGACGCAGGGCATGCGGGAGCGGTTCGGCGAGCGGCTGCCCGGGGTGACCGTGACCGGCCCGTACGACACCGCGCAGGACGGGCCGGCGAACCGGGCGGCGTGGGTGCGGCTGGCGACCGCGAATCCGAACGCGCTGGCCTTCCTCGGCAACGGCGACCCGGACGCGTACAACCTGGCCTCGGTCCGGACGGAACTGGGCGCGCGCTGGCTGGCCGGCGCGTTCGACCTGGACGCGCAGTCGCTGGCCGCGGTCCGCGACGGCACGCTGACCGCGGTGGTCTCGCCGGAGCACTACCTCAAGGCCGCGGTCGCCGGGTGGATCCAGGCCGAGCACGCCACGAGCGGCGACCCGCTGCCGGACGGCTGGATCTACGTCCCCGGCCTGCCGGTGACCGCGGAGAACGTAGAGTCGATCATCGTTCGCCAGGCCTCCGCGGAGGCGCGGGCGGCCCAGCTCGGCGCGGGGGTCGAGCGGCTGCGGGCGGAGGCCGGGTCCCGGCTGCGGCCGATCACCGACGCGCGCTAA